One Bythopirellula goksoeyrii genomic window, GGCCCGGGGAGGCTAGCAGCGTCGAGTGGTTGTGTTGAGGTTTGCTGAATCATGCCTGCTCCTGTTTGCTTTTCTTAGCAAGCAAAGCCCCCAAGATGTCCGCTGCCGTTTTCTGAATCAGCTCCAGGGAGGAGGATAAAACCTTGGCGTCTCCTTGATAGAGCTGGATGTAGTCACTGGCATGACTGCCACAATCAAGTCCAACGGCACGGCTCACGACAAACGCCACAGCCTCGGCCTCTGTTTCGCGTTGAATCTTGGTAGTCGAGGTTCGTTTGTCAGCTTTGTGTAACTTTTCGTGTGCGTACTCGTGGACCAATACCGAAAAATCCTCGGCGGCTGAAAGGCCGGGTCGAATGGTGATCGAGCCACCCCGCGACACCCCTTGGGCACCTCCGGCAATTTCTGCGTACTCCAGCTTAATATTTCGCTCGGTGACCAGCTCTCGCAAACGAGCCAGATGGTCTCCGGGGTCACCACGTATCGCAGCAAACTCTGCGAGCGGCTCGCCGTCGGTTTGCGAGATGTCAAACACTCTCACTACCTTGAAGCGAATACGAGGGGCGTCCTCGCCGTCAGCGGACTCGTTCTTGGCTCCAAAAATCATCGGAGCAATAATGCCAATTCCCTTTTCGCCCTTCATGACGTAGCGGCCCAGCTTCTTCCAGGCGTTAAAACCCGCCAAGTGGGTGGCGTCCGGCCGCTGGAGACAAATCAGCATCACATTACTAAAACTGTAGTTGGGAAAAGTTCCCATCGTCGCGAGTAATTTGACCAGCGTATCACTTTTTCCAGCCTTGAGGTCGCTTTCCAAGTCCGACAAGGCATCCCCTGCCAGCTTGAGAAACTCAGCCCCGGTCTTGGCCAGCGGCAAGTCACTGGGTGCTGTCAGGTTTTCTAAGTCGAGTTCCTGGGGTGCGGACTCGCAGACCGTCATGCTTGGTAAGCCGGCATCTTCGCGGTATGGATGTTGTTCGTTTCTCATAAATGTTTACTCCCTTTCAATCGTTAAAATCCGTGTGCGAACGCCCGTTTCTCGAAATGCTTCTCTTCCTTGAAAGGCATCTTCGGGGAGCGTTTCGGTTTCTCCGCCGACCTCAGCGAGCCACTCGCGAAACGCGGTACTCTGTTTGTCAGAACGAAAAAACGGTCCTTCAGAAATCACTGAGACAAGCCGTCCGCCTGGCGTGAGTAGCGAGTAAGCGTGCTGGATGTGCGTCATGTCGGAACCGTTTTCAAACGGCGGATTCATGACGATCCGGTCGTAGGTTCCTTGGTGCTGGAGAAAATCTCCCAACTCGACTGCATATCCCTTGGTAGAGAGCACGTCTGAGAGCGACCGGTTGTATTCAATCGCCACCAGCTCAACACCTGGGCATTCTGCTTGGAGGGCGTCGAGGATGTCTCCTTTGCCGCAGGAGGGTTCCAGTACTTTGTGTTGGGCTTCGACCTTGGCCAGCTCCAGCATTCGCTCAATGACAGGCCTCGGCGTGGGAAAAAATCCGGGTAGCTTTTTACCGATGAGTTCCCGCTCGGCAATCTGAACGGGGGAGTCGCCGCGTGCTTCCCCGCGATGACCGAGATATTCCCTCAGGGCTGCTCGCAGCTGATGGATATCCGTGATGCCGGCACAATTGAGCCGCTGGTATTTTTCCAGCGAGGAGGCGACCCGTTCGGTATCAACGCCCACCGCTTTAGCTCGCCCCACAAAATCAGAGAGGGCCCCAATGTCATGCTCGCTCTGGAAGGTGACATACTCCTCCTTTTCGCGCGCGAGCCGTTTTCGCATTTTCTCAGCGGCCTGTTTGACTCCTGTTTGCTGGCGGCAATCGCGTACCAGGTCTTCCAAGTGGCGTTTATAGATCCATGGAAACGGATACTCTGCAAACCGAATCGTGGCCGGTCCGATCGGTTCCTCTTCCAGGGGGTCGAGTCGTCTCCCCTGCAGAAAAGTAGTTTCACCCTCGGTGCGTTGTTCGGCACGAACACGGGCCCACTTGGCGAGATACAACACGGCGTCGAGTGTCTCGACATGCGTCTTGTGACGGATGCCATCGAGATACTTGGCCTCTCCGCGTGAGAGGGCTTCGGCAATCGAGTGCAGGGTGCGTGACATGGCCTGGTCCGCGTAGCAGCGTCCTCGGACTCCGGCTTGGATATCGGAGCGTCTGGGCGTGTTCTGCAAGGCTTCCTTGCTTTGTTCCAGCGACGCTGCAGCCCGCGAAAATAGTTCCTGGGCCAGTTCATGGAGCCGCTCAGCAGCCGTTAGTTCCTGGCGTTCTTTTCTCGATTCCAAGACATCCGTCCGGTCGGCGTCTTCCTTGAGCAGTGAGCAAAACCGCTCCGCTTTTTCCAGCTCCAAAAACTGAAAGCCCGCATCCGTCTTCTTGAAACTCGAGAACCAGCCTCCCAGCATCTTGGCTTTACGATTAAGTTCGTTGAAGGCGTCTCGCTCGACGCGCGTAGAAAGTTGCACTATCCAGAGCGGGCATTGGCGTTTGTCATGAAAGCCTTCCTTCAGCTGAAACTCGATGGCGTGCAGCTCCTCGCTTTGAAACTTACTGACGCAGTTCGGAGCAGCTTCAGCACGAACCTTTCGCGTCATGTCGGCACGCAAGCGGTCGTAGAGGGCAAGTTGCTCATCCGTGAGTTCCTCTTCTCCTTTCTCCCGCAGAAAGGTGTGAAACTCTAAAAGCGTTTCTGGATTTTCCAGAGCCTTTTCATGTTGCTGAGTGGCTGCTTGGCGTTTTTCAAATTCCCGGGCGTACTCTCCAGCGCTAACAGCTCGGACCTTCTTGGCGACGGCCTCCTGGTAGGTCTCGCCACTCAGAGGGCTGTAAGAGACACTTCCCTCCAGCACAAAGGAGGAAAGCATTTTGGAGACGACGTGGGCGGCGTTCTCCTCCTTGGTCGAGCGTTTGGCACTCCAAGAGCCAAAGCGAGAGGCCAGCACGGCAAGTTCCTTGGCCTTGAAGCGAGAAAGTAGTTCTCCCTGCAAACTATCCTGGCTGGCATGCAGCTGTTCAAACAGCTTGTGATAATCTTCAAACGGGACGCTTCCGGCGTGAAACTCCCGGTAAAACGTCTTAAAATCATCAAACGTGAAGGGCAGAAGTGGAGGAGCCGGTGCTGGAACACGGTCGGCTTCTGTAAGCCCTGCTTCGTGCTTGAGATTCGCAGCTGTGATGCTTTCCGAAAGGGGGCGACCCTTGGTGGGCCGCTGGGGATTAGTCTCTACAGCAGGATAAATCTCGCCCTTATAGAACCAGATGCCATTCTTGCCACCGGGGAATTTGACGCAGACTTCTTCTTTGGCGTGACTAATACCGACCACCTGGCCGAGTTGGGTATGGTCTTTGCTAAAATAGGCTTCCACATGATCAAGGCGTTTGATGATGAACCGATGGCTGGGTCCGTCGATGTCATCACGGATGCGGTCGACAGTGATGGTATCTCGGTCATGCAGGAATTTTGCCTCGGGCCATTCATGGTGAGGAATTCCGCCGTAAGTGAGTTGCCTCTCGGGACGGACCAGCGGCAAGGCCTGCCTGGCTTGGTTCGCCGGTGGGGGCTGGGAAGTCGTTTCAGCGACATGCTGCACTTCAGCACGCACGGGCGTTTCAAAATCGAGCGTTCGTTGTTGGTACATCATGGGTTGTTTGTTCTCCATCGGTTTCTCTCCGTTATTAAATGCGGTCGTTGATTCGACCACACAAAACTTCAGCCACGGCAAGTCAAGGGGAAGTCTCGCCACAGGCGAGCAGCAGCGAGTCCACGAATGCTTTTGCGCTCGCGGCCCTTGACGCCGTGGTATCATGAAAAGTTGTCGAAGAAGAATCATTCTTCCATCGACATCACCAGGAGAGAGGCGTTCTTAGAGAGGATAATACTACGGAAGAAATCGCTACTCAAACTTGAGCAGGGAACTATTCGGAGCCGTGTTTCTTGAGCAAATCCGCAAAGAGGGTAGGGGAGCGGTGAAAATTCGTC contains:
- a CDS encoding ArdC-like ssDNA-binding domain-containing protein is translated as MRNEQHPYREDAGLPSMTVCESAPQELDLENLTAPSDLPLAKTGAEFLKLAGDALSDLESDLKAGKSDTLVKLLATMGTFPNYSFSNVMLICLQRPDATHLAGFNAWKKLGRYVMKGEKGIGIIAPMIFGAKNESADGEDAPRIRFKVVRVFDISQTDGEPLAEFAAIRGDPGDHLARLRELVTERNIKLEYAEIAGGAQGVSRGGSITIRPGLSAAEDFSVLVHEYAHEKLHKADKRTSTTKIQRETEAEAVAFVVSRAVGLDCGSHASDYIQLYQGDAKVLSSSLELIQKTAADILGALLAKKSKQEQA
- a CDS encoding methyltransferase, translated to MENKQPMMYQQRTLDFETPVRAEVQHVAETTSQPPPANQARQALPLVRPERQLTYGGIPHHEWPEAKFLHDRDTITVDRIRDDIDGPSHRFIIKRLDHVEAYFSKDHTQLGQVVGISHAKEEVCVKFPGGKNGIWFYKGEIYPAVETNPQRPTKGRPLSESITAANLKHEAGLTEADRVPAPAPPLLPFTFDDFKTFYREFHAGSVPFEDYHKLFEQLHASQDSLQGELLSRFKAKELAVLASRFGSWSAKRSTKEENAAHVVSKMLSSFVLEGSVSYSPLSGETYQEAVAKKVRAVSAGEYAREFEKRQAATQQHEKALENPETLLEFHTFLREKGEEELTDEQLALYDRLRADMTRKVRAEAAPNCVSKFQSEELHAIEFQLKEGFHDKRQCPLWIVQLSTRVERDAFNELNRKAKMLGGWFSSFKKTDAGFQFLELEKAERFCSLLKEDADRTDVLESRKERQELTAAERLHELAQELFSRAAASLEQSKEALQNTPRRSDIQAGVRGRCYADQAMSRTLHSIAEALSRGEAKYLDGIRHKTHVETLDAVLYLAKWARVRAEQRTEGETTFLQGRRLDPLEEEPIGPATIRFAEYPFPWIYKRHLEDLVRDCRQQTGVKQAAEKMRKRLAREKEEYVTFQSEHDIGALSDFVGRAKAVGVDTERVASSLEKYQRLNCAGITDIHQLRAALREYLGHRGEARGDSPVQIAERELIGKKLPGFFPTPRPVIERMLELAKVEAQHKVLEPSCGKGDILDALQAECPGVELVAIEYNRSLSDVLSTKGYAVELGDFLQHQGTYDRIVMNPPFENGSDMTHIQHAYSLLTPGGRLVSVISEGPFFRSDKQSTAFREWLAEVGGETETLPEDAFQGREAFRETGVRTRILTIERE